The Rhododendron vialii isolate Sample 1 chromosome 6a, ASM3025357v1 genome includes a window with the following:
- the LOC131330055 gene encoding receptor kinase-like protein Xa21, protein MGLLFSWSLFLTLLLSASVADSVHGGNKTDRLALLSFKAQITGDHFGTLNSWNESIHFCQWVGVTCSRRHPTRVTVLNLAHRKLVGPVSPHIGNLSFLKKLLLSNNSFSHEIPPQLGRLKRLQLLAMDNNSFTGEIPTNISGCSNLIDLYLDGNNISGKIPVELGSLSKLQTLSIYNNHLGGGIPSAFGNLSSLIHFVVPANRIGGSIPSALGKLKNLKYLNLAVNILVGTIPSSILNVSSLTAFNVLNNRLEGMLPLELGNTLPNLRLFGVGGNSFNGSIPISISNATKLSYIGFGFNKFTGKVPYLGKLNNLRWLDLAENYLGSGEADDLSFLNSLTNATKMTNLGLSRNNFGGLLPRRIGNLSTELHYLRIHTNKIVGSIPTGIGNLVNLQCLGLADDHLTGQIPSDIGKLQNLVILGLSNNKFYGDIP, encoded by the coding sequence ATGGGTCTGCTATTTTCATGGTCCTTATTCCTTACTCTCTTGCTTTCGGCTTCAGTTGCCGACTCTGTTCATGGCGGGAACAAGACCGACCGACTAGCCCTGCTCTCGTTCAAGGCCCAAATCACGGGCGATCATTTTGGAACTCTCAACTCGTGGAATGAATCCATCCACTTCTGCCAATGGGTTGGCGTAACATGTAGCCGCCGCCACCCCACGAGGGTCACTGTGCTGAACCTGGCTCATCGAAAATTGGTGGGGCCCGTATCACCACACATTGGAAATCTAAGCTTTCTTAAGAAACTATTGCTGAGTAACAACAGCTTCAGCCATGAAATCCCACCACAACTTGGCCGTTTGAAAAGGCTACAACTGCTAGCTATGGATAACAATTCATTTACCGGTGAGATTCCCACCAACATATCTGGTTGCTCTAACCTCATTGACCTTTACCTCGATGGAAATAATATATCGGGGAAAATCCCCGTGGAGCTTGGTTCCCTCTCTAAGCTACAGACACTGAGTATTTATAATAACCATCTAGGTGGAGGAATTCCTTCTGCTTTTGGTAATCTATCGTCTCTTATTCACTTCGTGGTACCAGCTAATAGGATTGGTGGGAGTATTCCTTCTGCACtgggaaaattgaaaaatctaaaatatCTTAATCTTGCAGTGAATATATTGGTTGGTACCATTCCTTCCTCAATCCTTAATGTCTCTTCTCTCACAGCCTTTAATGTGCTAAATAACCGACTTGAAGGCATGCTTCCCTTGGAACTTGGAAATACTCTTCCTAATCTTCGGTTATTCGGAGTTGGCGGGAACTCATTTAATGGATCTATTCCAATATCCATATCTAATGCCACCAAACTCAGTTACATTGGTTTTGGATTTAACAAGTTTACCGGAAAAGTGCCTTATTTGGGAAAGTTGAATAATCTTAGGTGGTTAGACCTGGCTGAAAATTATCTCGGATCTGGGGAAGCTGATGACTTGAGTTTTCTCAATTCTTTAACCAATGCTACGAAGATGACCAATCTAGGCCTGTCTAGAAACAATTTCGGAGGGTTATTACCCAGGCGGATAGGCAATCTCTCAACTGAACTTCATTATTTGAGAATACATACCAATAAAATAGTTGGGAGCATCCCAACTGGGATAGGTAATCTGGTCAATTTACAATGTCTTGGTTTGGCCGACGACCATTTGACAGGTCAAATTCCTTCTGATATTGGTAAGCTTCAAAATCTAGTGATTTTGGGTCTCTCCAATAACAAATTCTACGGGGACATCCCGTAG